One Euphorbia lathyris chromosome 1, ddEupLath1.1, whole genome shotgun sequence DNA segment encodes these proteins:
- the LOC136210595 gene encoding flavonoid 3',5'-hydroxylase 1-like has product MLAPNSFSLNKPISNQFAFKNMSQIQHFFSFCSWELYLTLTISLLGILLLSNILKKSTPQLPPGPQGLPVLGYLPFLGTFLHKNFTELAAKYGPIYKLWLGNKLCVVISSPSLAKQVLRDNDKIFANHEPPVAARIISYGRNDIAFRLYDPEWMKMRKVFVRGMLNNASIDALYQLRKQEMHKGIRHAYTKAGEVIDFGELVFGITVNSAISMLCGGALKGEKATLFIAEFRKLAEELMILLGRTNISDVFPILASFDLQGIEKQARKLHLKFDKILNSVIEQRLQEEKEEKKEGKRDFLQILLDYHNQGDAQISITMNQVKALLLDIVVGGTDTTSTILEWTMSEIMLNEEVKNKVYRELEEVVGINNELEESHLPNLKYLDAVCKEANRLHPAILLLVPHLSSESCTIGGYTIPKGTSVFLNVYAIHKDPVHWENPLEFMPERFLKNNGENFDYLGNNFKYLPFGSGRRVCAGIPLAERGLMYILGSMLHSFEWTLPHGTKLDLSDKFGIVIKKGKPLMLVPKPRGSGLELY; this is encoded by the exons atgttGGCCCCTAACTCTTTTTCTTTAAACAAACCAATCTCAAATCAATTTGCATTCAAAAACATGTCACAGATACAACATTTCTTCAGCTTCTGCTCATGGGAACTATATCTTACCTTAACAATCTCACTACTTGGCATACTTCTGTTAAGCAATATCCTCAAGAAATCAACACCTCAGTTGCCGCCAGGTCCCCAGGGTTTGCCAGTGCTTGGATACCTTCCATTTCTAGGCACTTTCCTCCACAAAAACTTCACTGAATTAGCTGCAAAATACGGTCCTATCTACAAGCTATGGCTAGGAAACAAACTGTGCGTAGTAATTAGCTCACCTTCCCTGGCGAAGCAAGTTCTTCGTGACAACGACAAGATATTCGCAAACCATGAACCACCCGTGGCTGCCAGGATTATTAGCTATGGCCGAAATGATATCGCTTTCCGGCTTTATGATCCAGAATGGATGAAGATGCGTAAAGTGTTTGTTCGCGGGATGCTGAATAATGCAAGCATAGATGCCCTCTATCAGCTCCGAAAGCAAGAGATGCACAAGGGAATTAGGCATGCTTATACCAAAGCAGGGGAAGTAATTGATTTTGGTGAATTGGTATTTGGAATAACTGTAAACTCTGCTATAAGTATGTTGTGTGGTGGCGCACTTAAAGGAGAGAAAGCAACTCTTTTTATTGCAGAGTTTCGGAAATTGGCAGAGGAACTCATGATCTTATTGGGAAGAACTAATATCTCGGATGTTTTTCCAATTCTAGCAAGTTTTGACTTGCAAGGTATAGAAAAACAAGCAAGAAAACTACACTTAAAATTTGACAAGATTCTTAATTCTGTGATAGAGCAACGTCTAcaagaagagaaggaagaaaagaaagagggaaAGAGAGACTTTTTGCAGATTCTACTGGATTATCACAACCAAGGTGATGCTCAAATCTCAATTACCATGAACCAAGTCAAAGCTTTACTATTG GACATAGTGGTGGGTGGCACAGACACCACATCAACCATACTGGAATGGACAATGTCAGAAATAATGCTAAATGAAgaagtaaaaaacaaagtatatAGAGAATTAGAAGAAGTTGTTGGTATTAACAATGAATTAGAAGAATCTCATTTGCCTAATCTAAAGTATCTTGATGCAGTGTGCAAAGAGGCAAATCGTTTGCATCCAGCAATTCTTCTATTAGTACCTCATTTGTCTAGTGAATCTTGCACAATAGGAGGCTATACAATTCCAAAGGGAACTTCTGTATTTCTTAATGTTTATGCTATCCATAAAGATCCTGTTCACTGGGAAAATCCCTTGGAGTTTATGCCTGAGAGATTCTTGAAAAATAATGGTGAAAATTTTGATTATTTGGGCAACAATTTTAAGTATCTACCATTTGGATCAGGCAGGAGAGTTTGTGCTGGAATTCCATTAGCAGAGAGGGGATTGATGTACATATTGGGTTCAATGTTGCATTCATTTGAATGGACATTACCACATGGAACAAAGCTGGATTTGTCTGATAAATTTGGGATTGTTATTAAGAAAGGGAAGCCATTAATGCTTGTTCCTAAACCTAGGGGATCTGGTCTGGAGCTTTACTAG